The Haemophilus parainfluenzae genome window below encodes:
- a CDS encoding BCCT family transporter, with product MSLSKFMEKQTSFNPLVIGATLFFVVLLVAMILIAPEQTQTLLNAAKSGIFANFSWFYVLAFSVFLGFLVILSVSSLGNIKLGNDEEEPEFGFLSWLAMLFAAGMGVGLMFFGVAEPLTHYLSDITGGTAEHKQQEALLHTLFHWGIHAWAVYGTIALALAYFGFRYKLPLALRSCFYPLLKERINGKLGDFIDIMALLATLFGIITTLGFGASQLGAGLHQLGWISENSFSLQMIVIAVVMSLATFSAISGVGKGVKILSELNLTLAFCLLIFVLVAGPTLYLLSAFSDNIGTYLSNLVQLSFKTYVYEQEHTGWFSGWTILYWAWWCSWAPFVGLFIARISKGRTIREFIFGVLVIPSMFGILWFTVFGNTAIWLNDGEAAGTLGQMISSPETLLFKFLDYLPLSGVTGLVSLVVISLFFITSADSGIYVLNNIASRDKSLAAPRWQAVMWGVLMSVVAIVLMQSGGLANLQAMTLLVALPFAMLMLLMCFSLWKGLNADKKYFDTKVNPTSIFWTGDKWKERLEQMMNQTQEKDILRFLKHTVLPAMRELRQELIGKYDLSVQINTLFDQDEPAVELVIQKESMRDFMYGVKSVGRDVSTQLINDDNLPHIQHSMTYEPYTYFFDGRVGYDVQYMDQDELIADMLKHYERYLSLLDDVGRELMAHEQTELAE from the coding sequence TTGTCTTTATCTAAATTTATGGAAAAACAAACGTCGTTCAATCCTTTAGTGATTGGTGCAACGTTATTTTTTGTAGTGTTATTGGTGGCAATGATTTTAATTGCACCGGAACAAACACAAACTTTATTAAATGCCGCCAAATCGGGCATTTTTGCGAACTTTAGTTGGTTTTACGTATTAGCATTCTCAGTATTTTTGGGCTTTTTAGTCATTTTATCGGTCAGTAGCCTAGGTAATATCAAATTAGGCAATGATGAAGAAGAACCTGAATTCGGTTTTCTCTCTTGGTTGGCAATGTTATTTGCTGCCGGCATGGGGGTAGGGTTGATGTTCTTTGGTGTAGCAGAGCCCTTAACGCATTACTTATCTGACATTACTGGAGGTACAGCAGAACACAAACAACAAGAAGCCTTGTTACACACCTTATTCCACTGGGGAATTCATGCGTGGGCGGTGTATGGCACGATTGCGTTGGCATTGGCTTACTTTGGATTTCGTTACAAATTACCTTTGGCATTACGCTCTTGTTTCTATCCGTTATTGAAAGAGCGTATTAATGGCAAGTTAGGCGATTTTATCGATATTATGGCGCTACTTGCTACCTTATTCGGTATTATAACAACGTTAGGTTTCGGTGCTTCTCAATTGGGGGCAGGCTTACATCAATTAGGCTGGATTAGTGAAAATAGCTTCAGCTTACAAATGATTGTAATTGCTGTGGTAATGAGTTTAGCAACATTTTCCGCAATTTCTGGCGTAGGGAAAGGGGTAAAAATCTTAAGTGAGCTGAATTTAACACTAGCTTTCTGTTTGTTGATTTTCGTGTTAGTGGCGGGACCGACACTTTATTTGTTATCCGCTTTTAGCGACAACATCGGAACTTATCTCAGCAACTTAGTACAATTAAGCTTCAAAACCTATGTTTATGAACAAGAACATACTGGCTGGTTTAGCGGTTGGACAATTCTGTATTGGGCATGGTGGTGTTCTTGGGCGCCATTTGTAGGCTTGTTTATTGCCCGTATTTCGAAAGGACGCACGATTCGCGAATTTATTTTCGGCGTGTTGGTGATTCCTAGCATGTTCGGTATTTTGTGGTTTACCGTATTTGGTAATACAGCCATTTGGTTGAATGATGGTGAAGCTGCAGGTACGTTAGGACAAATGATTTCTTCGCCTGAAACGTTGCTCTTTAAATTCTTAGATTATTTACCGCTTTCTGGTGTGACGGGTTTAGTGAGTTTGGTGGTGATTTCTTTATTTTTTATCACTTCTGCTGATTCGGGTATTTATGTATTAAACAACATTGCATCACGTGATAAAAGCCTCGCTGCACCACGTTGGCAAGCGGTGATGTGGGGCGTATTAATGTCAGTCGTTGCGATTGTTTTAATGCAATCGGGTGGTTTGGCAAACCTACAGGCAATGACCTTGTTAGTGGCGTTACCTTTCGCCATGTTGATGTTGTTGATGTGTTTTAGTTTATGGAAAGGCTTGAATGCGGATAAAAAATATTTTGATACTAAAGTGAATCCAACCAGTATTTTCTGGACGGGGGATAAGTGGAAAGAACGTTTGGAACAAATGATGAACCAAACACAAGAAAAAGATATTTTACGTTTCCTTAAACATACGGTATTACCGGCTATGCGAGAATTACGTCAAGAGTTGATTGGCAAATATGACTTGAGCGTGCAAATTAACACGTTATTTGATCAAGATGAACCTGCAGTCGAGTTAGTCATTCAAAAAGAATCAATGCGTGATTTTATGTATGGCGTTAAATCTGTGGGTCGAGATGTATCCACTCAACTCATTAATGATGACAATTTGCCACATATTCAGCATAGTATGACTTATGAACCATACACTTATTTCTTTGATGGTCGAGTGGGTTATGATGTGCAATATATGGATCAAGATGAATTAATTGCTGATATGTTGAAACATTATGAACGCTACTTAAGTTTGCTAGATGACGTAGGCCGAGAATTGATGGCACACGAGCAAACAGAACTGGCTGAATAA
- the tatA gene encoding twin-arginine translocase TatA/TatE family subunit: MFGLSPAQMIILLVVILLVFGTKKLRNAGSDLGAAVKGFKKAMSDDEPKKDAEFTQIKDCTTTAEKTETVKDKEQA; the protein is encoded by the coding sequence ATGTTTGGTTTATCCCCAGCACAAATGATTATTTTATTAGTCGTGATTTTATTAGTATTCGGTACAAAAAAATTACGCAATGCGGGATCTGATCTTGGCGCAGCAGTAAAAGGCTTTAAAAAAGCGATGTCTGACGACGAACCGAAAAAAGATGCGGAATTTACTCAAATTAAAGACTGTACAACAACCGCTGAAAAAACTGAAACTGTAAAAGATAAAGAACAGGCATAA
- the tatB gene encoding Sec-independent protein translocase protein TatB produces MFDIGFSELVLLMLVGLVVLGPKRLPVAIRTVMGWVKTIRGLAANVQNELKQELKLQELQDSIKKAEQLNLKQLSPDLSKTVEELKEQAQKMRAELEEKAAAAGTTVEEQIKEIKSAAENSADSAEKLAVNSQETAEKPVETVSTEHAENETTDVLESEKAEVDLTALEAHEQAELTERLSDYYSPDDVELQPAPKSEAKS; encoded by the coding sequence GTGTTTGATATTGGTTTTTCCGAACTTGTTTTATTGATGCTTGTGGGCTTAGTGGTACTAGGCCCTAAGCGTTTACCTGTGGCTATTCGCACGGTAATGGGCTGGGTGAAAACGATCCGTGGGTTGGCAGCTAATGTTCAAAATGAATTAAAACAAGAGCTTAAATTGCAAGAATTGCAAGATAGTATCAAGAAAGCGGAACAACTGAATCTAAAACAGCTTTCCCCAGACTTAAGTAAAACCGTTGAAGAGCTGAAAGAACAGGCTCAAAAAATGCGTGCAGAGCTAGAAGAAAAAGCGGCTGCTGCGGGCACAACGGTGGAAGAGCAAATTAAAGAAATTAAAAGTGCGGCTGAAAATTCTGCTGATTCTGCTGAAAAACTTGCGGTAAACTCACAAGAAACAGCAGAAAAACCAGTTGAAACAGTATCGACAGAACATGCAGAGAATGAAACTACCGACGTTTTGGAATCTGAAAAAGCAGAAGTAGATTTGACCGCACTTGAAGCCCATGAACAAGCTGAATTAACCGAGCGTTTATCTGATTACTATTCGCCGGATGATGTGGAACTGCAACCAGCACCTAAATCTGAAGCTAAGTCCTAG
- the tatC gene encoding twin-arginine translocase subunit TatC, with product MSNTTDDSQPLITHLVELRNRLLRCVICILVVFVALVYFSNDIYHFVAAPLTAVMPKGATMIATNIQTPFFTPIKLTAIVSVFISVPYLLYQIWAFVAPALYQHEKRLIYPLLFSSTVLFYCGVAFAYYIVFPFVFSFFTQTAPEGVAIATDISSYLDFALALFLAFGVCFEVPVAIILLCWTGVTTTKALAAKRPYIIVGAFFVGMILTPPDVFSQTLLAVPMCLLFELGLLVARFYQPKEDEEETTDEKSAVENQGDLNHKD from the coding sequence ATGAGCAATACGACGGACGATTCCCAACCGTTAATTACCCATCTTGTTGAACTCAGAAACCGCTTATTACGTTGTGTAATTTGTATTTTAGTGGTTTTTGTGGCGTTGGTTTATTTTTCTAATGATATTTATCATTTTGTCGCCGCACCTTTAACGGCAGTAATGCCAAAGGGGGCAACCATGATTGCAACCAATATTCAAACGCCATTCTTTACGCCAATTAAATTAACCGCGATTGTATCGGTATTTATTTCGGTGCCTTATTTGCTTTATCAAATTTGGGCGTTTGTTGCACCGGCGTTGTATCAACATGAAAAACGTTTAATTTATCCGTTATTATTTTCCAGTACAGTTTTATTCTATTGCGGTGTGGCGTTTGCTTATTATATTGTTTTCCCTTTCGTGTTTAGTTTCTTTACGCAAACCGCACCAGAAGGGGTGGCTATCGCAACAGATATCAGCAGTTATCTTGATTTTGCGCTAGCATTATTCTTGGCTTTCGGTGTGTGCTTTGAAGTACCCGTTGCTATTATTTTGCTTTGCTGGACAGGTGTCACAACTACGAAAGCATTGGCGGCAAAACGTCCTTATATTATTGTGGGAGCATTCTTTGTTGGCATGATCTTAACGCCACCAGACGTGTTCTCTCAAACTTTACTTGCTGTACCAATGTGTCTTCTCTTTGAATTAGGCTTGTTAGTTGCACGTTTCTATCAACCGAAAGAGGATGAAGAAGAGACAACGGATGAGAAAAGTGCGGTAGAAAATCAGGGTGATTTGAATCACAAAGATTAA
- the hemB gene encoding porphobilinogen synthase, which produces MTQQILGGFPTRRLRRLRKHDFSRRLVAENTLTANDLIYPVFIIEGENHREPVPSMPKVERLTIDQLLIEAGLLVKYGVPVISLFPVVEQDKKSLMADEAFNPNGLVQRAVRALKAAYPELGVLTDVALDPYTLHGQDGIIDEEGYVLNDITTDILIKQALSHAEAGADVVAPSDMMDGRIGRIRQALEENGHINTQIMAYSAKYASNYYGPFRDAVGSAGNLKGGDKKTYQLDPANGNEGLQEVALDLQEGADMVMVKPGMPYLDMVYRVKEYFGVPTFAYQVSGEYAMHMAAIQNGWLKEKECIMESLLCFKRAGADGILTYFAKQVAEWLYLEGKNK; this is translated from the coding sequence ATGACTCAACAAATTTTAGGCGGTTTTCCAACCCGTCGTCTTCGTCGTTTACGCAAACATGATTTTAGTCGCCGTTTAGTCGCAGAAAATACTTTAACCGCGAATGATTTAATTTATCCGGTATTTATCATTGAAGGTGAAAATCATCGTGAACCAGTCCCTTCTATGCCTAAAGTTGAACGTTTAACGATCGATCAGTTATTAATCGAAGCAGGCCTTTTAGTGAAATACGGCGTGCCAGTGATTTCATTATTTCCTGTAGTTGAGCAAGATAAAAAATCTTTAATGGCGGATGAGGCATTTAACCCGAATGGTTTGGTACAGCGTGCAGTGAGAGCATTGAAAGCCGCTTATCCAGAATTAGGTGTATTAACCGATGTCGCACTCGATCCTTATACACTACATGGACAAGACGGGATCATTGATGAAGAAGGTTATGTTTTAAACGATATCACGACAGATATTCTGATTAAACAGGCACTTTCTCATGCTGAAGCGGGTGCTGATGTTGTGGCACCGAGTGATATGATGGATGGTCGTATTGGTCGTATTCGTCAGGCATTGGAAGAAAATGGCCATATCAATACACAAATTATGGCGTACTCAGCGAAATATGCGTCTAATTACTATGGCCCATTCCGTGATGCAGTCGGTTCTGCGGGTAATCTGAAAGGTGGGGATAAGAAAACTTACCAACTTGATCCGGCAAATGGTAATGAAGGCTTACAAGAAGTCGCACTTGATTTACAAGAAGGTGCGGATATGGTGATGGTGAAACCAGGTATGCCGTATTTGGATATGGTATATCGTGTGAAAGAGTATTTCGGCGTGCCAACTTTTGCTTACCAAGTTTCTGGCGAATATGCGATGCATATGGCAGCCATTCAAAATGGTTGGTTGAAAGAAAAAGAATGCATTATGGAATCATTGCTTTGTTTTAAACGTGCGGGTGCAGATGGTATTTTGACGTATTTTGCGAAGCAAGTCGCTGAATGGCTTTACTTAGAAGGTAAAAATAAATAA
- the rpsP gene encoding 30S ribosomal protein S16 — translation MVTIRLSRGGAKKRPFYQIVVADSRSPRDGRFIERVGFFNPIAQGNAERLRVDLDRVNHWVAQGASLSDRVASLVKEAQKAA, via the coding sequence ATGGTAACCATTCGTTTATCTCGTGGCGGAGCTAAAAAACGCCCATTTTATCAAATCGTAGTAGCTGACAGTCGTTCACCACGTGACGGTCGTTTCATTGAGCGTGTAGGTTTCTTCAACCCAATCGCACAAGGTAACGCTGAGCGTCTTCGTGTTGATCTTGATCGTGTAAATCACTGGGTTGCTCAAGGTGCATCACTTTCTGATCGTGTTGCGAGCTTGGTAAAAGAAGCACAAAAAGCAGCATAA
- the rimM gene encoding ribosome maturation factor RimM (Essential for efficient processing of 16S rRNA) — protein sequence MEQQRIEVVGKLGSTYGIRGWLRIYSSTEQAESIFEYQPWFLKIKGEWQPTELEHWRHHNHEIIVKLKGVDDREAAQILANVEIGVDLSVFPELEEGDYYWHDLIGCSVVNLEGYTMGTVTEMMETGSNDVLVVKANTKDAFGKQERLIPFLYEQVVKRVDLTTKTIEVDWDAGF from the coding sequence ATGGAACAACAACGTATTGAAGTTGTGGGCAAATTAGGCTCAACCTACGGTATTCGTGGGTGGTTACGTATTTATTCATCAACAGAACAAGCTGAAAGCATTTTTGAGTATCAACCTTGGTTTTTAAAAATCAAAGGTGAGTGGCAGCCAACAGAATTAGAACATTGGCGTCATCATAATCACGAAATCATCGTTAAATTAAAAGGTGTTGATGACCGTGAAGCCGCACAAATTTTAGCAAATGTTGAAATTGGTGTGGATTTATCTGTTTTCCCAGAACTGGAAGAAGGCGATTATTACTGGCATGATTTAATTGGTTGTTCAGTCGTAAACTTAGAAGGTTATACAATGGGAACGGTGACAGAGATGATGGAAACCGGTTCTAATGATGTTTTAGTAGTTAAAGCCAATACGAAAGATGCTTTTGGAAAACAAGAGCGGTTAATTCCGTTTTTGTATGAACAAGTAGTTAAAAGAGTCGATCTCACCACAAAAACTATTGAAGTGGATTGGGACGCTGGTTTCTAA
- the rplS gene encoding 50S ribosomal protein L19 translates to MSNIIKQLEQEQLKQNVPSFRPGDTLEVKVWVVEGSKRRLQAFEGVVIAIRNRGLHSAFTLRKVSNGVGVERVFQTHSPAVDSIAVKRKGAVRKAKLYYLRERSGKSARIKERLGE, encoded by the coding sequence ATGTCTAACATTATCAAACAACTTGAACAAGAACAATTAAAACAAAACGTACCTAGCTTCCGCCCAGGTGATACTTTAGAAGTTAAAGTATGGGTAGTTGAAGGTAGCAAACGTCGTTTGCAAGCATTCGAAGGCGTGGTTATTGCAATTCGTAACCGTGGCTTGCACTCAGCATTCACTTTACGTAAAGTATCTAATGGAGTAGGCGTTGAGCGTGTATTCCAAACTCACTCTCCAGCTGTAGATTCTATCGCAGTTAAACGTAAAGGTGCGGTACGTAAAGCTAAACTTTACTACTTACGTGAACGTTCAGGTAAATCTGCTCGTATTAAAGAGCGTTTGGGCGAATAA
- the rho gene encoding transcription termination factor Rho, which yields MHLTELKNTPVSDLVKLGEEQMGLENLARLRKQDIVFAILKQHAKSGEDIFGGGVLEILPDGFGFLRSADSSYLAGPDDIYVSPSQIRRFNLQTGDKIEGKIRPPKEGERYFALLKVDQVNDDKPEVSRSKILFENLTPLHANSRLRMERGNGSTEDLTARILDLASPIGKGQRGLIVAPPKAGKTMLLQNIAQSITHNYPECELIVLLIDERPEEVTEMQRSVKGEVIASTFDEPATRHVQVAEMVIEKAKRSVEHKKDVVILLDSITRLARAYNTVTPASGKILSGGVDANALHRPKRFFGAARNVEEGGSLTIIATALVDTGSKMDEVIFEEFKGTGNMELHLSRKIAEKRVFPAIDFNRSGTRKEDLLTTPDELQKMWILRKILNPMGEVEAMEFLIDKLMVAKTNDEFFEIMKRS from the coding sequence ATGCATCTTACAGAACTTAAAAACACGCCTGTTTCTGATCTTGTGAAACTTGGCGAAGAACAAATGGGTTTAGAAAATCTTGCCCGTTTACGTAAACAAGATATTGTTTTTGCTATTTTGAAACAGCACGCCAAGAGCGGTGAAGACATTTTTGGCGGCGGCGTGTTAGAGATTTTACCCGATGGTTTCGGTTTCTTACGCTCCGCAGACAGTTCCTACCTTGCTGGTCCTGATGACATCTACGTTTCCCCAAGTCAAATTCGTCGTTTCAATCTTCAAACTGGTGATAAAATCGAAGGCAAAATCCGTCCACCGAAAGAGGGCGAACGTTATTTCGCACTTTTAAAAGTCGACCAAGTTAACGATGACAAACCGGAAGTCTCTCGTAGCAAAATCCTTTTCGAAAACTTAACCCCATTACACGCGAATTCTCGCTTAAGAATGGAACGTGGTAATGGCTCAACCGAAGACCTAACCGCACGTATTTTGGATTTAGCCTCTCCGATTGGTAAAGGTCAGCGTGGTCTTATCGTGGCTCCGCCAAAAGCCGGTAAAACCATGTTATTACAAAACATTGCACAAAGTATCACGCACAACTACCCTGAATGTGAACTTATTGTACTTTTAATCGATGAGCGCCCAGAAGAAGTAACGGAAATGCAACGTTCGGTAAAAGGTGAAGTCATTGCCTCTACCTTTGATGAACCAGCAACCCGTCACGTTCAAGTGGCAGAAATGGTTATTGAGAAAGCAAAACGTTCTGTTGAGCATAAAAAAGACGTGGTGATTTTACTCGACTCTATTACTCGTTTAGCGCGTGCTTACAATACCGTTACGCCTGCATCCGGTAAAATTCTTTCCGGTGGTGTGGATGCAAATGCTTTGCATCGTCCAAAACGTTTCTTTGGTGCGGCACGTAACGTAGAAGAAGGCGGTAGTTTAACCATTATTGCAACCGCACTTGTGGATACCGGTTCAAAAATGGATGAGGTTATCTTCGAAGAATTTAAAGGTACTGGTAACATGGAATTACATCTTTCTCGCAAAATTGCAGAAAAACGTGTATTCCCTGCGATTGACTTCAACCGTTCTGGTACACGTAAAGAAGACTTACTTACCACACCAGATGAATTACAAAAAATGTGGATTCTACGCAAAATCCTTAACCCAATGGGTGAAGTGGAAGCGATGGAATTCCTCATTGACAAACTTATGGTGGCAAAAACCAACGATGAGTTTTTTGAAATTATGAAGCGGTCTTAA
- the argH gene encoding argininosuccinate lyase, protein MALWGGRFTQAADKRFKDFNDSLRFDYRLAEQDIEGSIGWSKALVNVGVLSVEEQQQLEVALNELLIEVRSNPQAILQDDAEDIHSWVESKLIDKVGNLGKKLHTGRSRNDQVALDIKMWCKQRVVELQESVRHLQRHLVQTAENTQDAVMPGYTHLQRAQPITFAHWCMAYVEMFERDYSRLTDAYKRMNSCPLGSGALAGTAYAVDREQLATDLGFSFATRNSLDSVSDRDHIVELLSTASLSMAHLSRFAEDMIIFNSGEANFVELSDRVTSGSSLMPQKKNPDACELIRGKAGRVMGALTGMLMTLKGLPLAYNKDMQEDKEGIFDALDTWQDCVDMATFVLDELKVNTDRTREAALKGYSNATELADYLVAKGVPFRDSHHIVGETVVYAIEKGKALEDLTIPEFRQFSDVVGDDVYDILSLQSCLDKRCAKGGVSPLRVAEAIAEAKARLA, encoded by the coding sequence ATGGCTCTCTGGGGTGGTCGTTTTACACAAGCGGCAGACAAACGTTTTAAAGATTTTAATGATAGCCTGCGTTTTGATTATCGCTTGGCAGAGCAAGATATTGAAGGTTCAATTGGTTGGTCTAAAGCTTTAGTTAATGTTGGTGTTTTAAGTGTTGAAGAGCAACAACAGCTAGAGGTTGCCTTAAATGAATTATTAATCGAAGTGCGGTCAAATCCACAAGCGATTTTACAAGACGACGCAGAAGATATTCATAGCTGGGTAGAAAGTAAGCTCATCGATAAAGTGGGGAATTTAGGTAAAAAATTACACACAGGTCGTAGCCGTAATGACCAAGTTGCACTTGATATTAAAATGTGGTGTAAACAGCGTGTAGTCGAGTTGCAAGAGTCAGTTCGTCATCTTCAACGTCACTTGGTACAAACTGCTGAAAATACGCAAGATGCGGTGATGCCGGGTTATACCCATTTACAACGTGCACAACCAATCACTTTTGCCCATTGGTGTATGGCTTATGTGGAGATGTTTGAGCGTGATTATTCACGTCTTACCGATGCTTATAAACGAATGAATAGCTGCCCATTAGGCAGTGGTGCACTTGCAGGAACAGCCTATGCAGTCGATCGTGAGCAATTAGCTACCGATCTTGGTTTTTCTTTTGCGACGCGTAATAGTTTGGATAGCGTCTCTGATCGTGATCATATTGTGGAATTGCTTTCAACGGCATCTTTAAGTATGGCACACCTTTCTCGTTTTGCTGAAGATATGATTATTTTCAACAGTGGTGAAGCGAATTTTGTGGAGTTGTCAGATCGTGTGACTTCAGGTTCCTCTTTAATGCCGCAAAAGAAAAATCCAGACGCTTGTGAATTGATTCGTGGTAAAGCAGGCCGTGTAATGGGTGCATTAACCGGTATGTTGATGACTTTAAAAGGTTTGCCGTTAGCGTATAACAAAGATATGCAAGAAGACAAAGAAGGGATCTTTGATGCATTAGATACCTGGCAAGATTGCGTAGATATGGCGACTTTTGTATTAGATGAATTAAAAGTGAATACCGACCGTACACGCGAAGCGGCTTTAAAAGGCTACTCAAATGCAACAGAGCTAGCGGATTACCTTGTGGCGAAAGGTGTGCCATTCCGTGATTCTCACCATATTGTCGGTGAAACAGTGGTTTATGCCATTGAAAAAGGAAAAGCCTTGGAAGACTTAACCATTCCAGAATTCCGTCAATTCAGTGATGTGGTAGGAGATGATGTATATGACATTCTTTCGCTACAATCTTGTTTAGATAAACGTTGTGCGAAAGGTGGGGTTTCACCACTTCGAGTAGCAGAAGCGATTGCAGAAGCAAAAGCGAGATTAGCTTAA
- a CDS encoding YajQ family cyclic di-GMP-binding protein — translation MPSFDIVSEITMHEVRNAVENANRVLSTRYDFRGVEAVIELNEKSETLKVTTESDFQLEQLIEILIGAFVKRGIEHSSLDIPTESEHHGKLYTKEIKLKQGIETEMAKKITKLVKDSKIKVQTQIQGEQVRVTGKSRDDLQAVIQLVKGAELGQPFQFNNFRD, via the coding sequence ATGCCATCTTTTGACATCGTATCTGAAATTACTATGCACGAAGTGCGTAATGCGGTTGAAAATGCAAACCGCGTCTTAAGTACACGTTATGATTTCCGTGGCGTGGAAGCGGTTATTGAATTAAATGAAAAAAGCGAAACCTTGAAAGTGACGACCGAATCTGATTTCCAATTAGAGCAATTAATTGAAATCTTAATTGGTGCGTTTGTAAAACGTGGCATTGAGCATAGCTCGTTGGATATTCCAACAGAAAGTGAACACCACGGTAAACTTTACACCAAAGAAATCAAATTAAAACAGGGAATTGAAACGGAGATGGCGAAGAAAATCACTAAATTAGTGAAAGATTCAAAAATCAAAGTGCAAACCCAAATTCAAGGTGAACAAGTGCGCGTAACTGGTAAATCTCGTGACGATTTACAAGCTGTTATTCAATTGGTGAAAGGCGCTGAATTAGGCCAACCATTCCAATTTAATAACTTCAGAGATTAA
- the serB gene encoding phosphoserine phosphatase yields the protein MQIQNLASITQKYPQLPTALSSDLPHSNETHAFILYGTTLNLAKLLEFQQKCGQSFQCFDAWNVEKNTVVLLKGEWLTDFIVHAHDLQLDIAKLDFDAKLSEKGLLVMDMDSTAIQIECIDEIAKLAGTGELVSAITESAMRGELDFEQSLRRRVGTLKGAPESILQQVREKLPLMPGLIETIKTLQQHGWKTAIASGGFTYFADYLKSLLNLDFAASNQFEIIDGTLTGNVKGSVVDAQYKANTLQKLAEEYHIPRKNTLAIGDGANDLAMMNVAGLGVAFHAKPKVQQQAQIVVNFADLTALLCLLSANDRI from the coding sequence ATGCAAATTCAAAACCTTGCAAGCATTACCCAAAAATATCCCCAATTACCCACCGCACTTTCGTCTGATTTGCCTCATTCCAATGAAACACATGCGTTTATTTTATACGGCACCACGCTGAATTTAGCGAAATTACTCGAATTTCAACAAAAGTGCGGTCAATCTTTCCAGTGTTTTGATGCATGGAACGTTGAAAAAAATACCGTTGTCCTTTTAAAAGGCGAATGGCTAACTGATTTTATTGTCCACGCTCATGACCTGCAATTAGACATCGCTAAACTGGATTTTGATGCAAAGCTATCAGAAAAAGGTTTATTGGTGATGGATATGGATTCTACTGCCATTCAAATTGAATGTATCGATGAAATTGCCAAACTGGCTGGCACAGGTGAATTAGTTTCTGCCATTACTGAAAGCGCCATGCGTGGCGAGCTCGATTTTGAACAAAGTCTGCGTCGTCGAGTGGGAACACTTAAAGGTGCACCAGAAAGTATTTTGCAACAAGTACGTGAAAAATTGCCTTTAATGCCTGGCTTAATTGAAACCATTAAGACATTACAACAACATGGTTGGAAAACGGCCATTGCTTCTGGTGGCTTTACCTATTTCGCCGATTACTTAAAAAGTTTATTAAACCTCGACTTTGCGGCTTCCAATCAATTTGAAATTATTGATGGCACGCTTACCGGCAATGTAAAAGGTAGCGTGGTCGATGCACAATATAAAGCAAATACCTTGCAAAAACTCGCTGAAGAATACCATATTCCACGCAAAAACACCCTCGCCATTGGTGATGGAGCCAATGATTTGGCGATGATGAATGTCGCCGGATTAGGCGTGGCATTCCATGCCAAACCGAAGGTGCAACAACAAGCACAAATTGTGGTAAACTTTGCTGACTTAACCGCACTTTTATGTCTTTTAAGTGCAAATGATCGAATTTAA